Proteins from a genomic interval of Haloterrigena sp. KLK7:
- a CDS encoding AbrB/MazE/SpoVT family DNA-binding domain-containing protein has translation MSGSTREPEIVRVSQKGQTTIPKSLREKYGIDTPGEVFIYEEGERIVVEPVPSLEELEGIHATGDRNPGDVIEKVREVKREERQREKERADRLRPKDAANE, from the coding sequence ATGTCGGGTAGTACTCGAGAGCCAGAAATTGTTCGCGTCTCTCAGAAAGGACAGACGACGATTCCGAAGTCGTTGCGCGAGAAATACGGGATCGACACACCTGGTGAGGTGTTCATCTATGAGGAAGGTGAGCGCATTGTCGTCGAGCCTGTCCCTTCGCTTGAGGAACTGGAAGGAATCCACGCGACTGGCGACCGCAACCCGGGCGATGTGATCGAGAAAGTCCGGGAGGTAAAGCGTGAGGAACGTCAACGCGAGAAAGAGCGTGCCGACCGTCTCCGACCGAAGGATGCTGCCAACGAATGA
- a CDS encoding ArsR family transcriptional regulator — protein sequence MDSQNEELLRLLTDTTNRAVLTLLTDTSHGLSVSEIAEQLVSEDDENIEQTVISLHHNHLPRLDEAGLINYDRDENIVTGANYLTSDVEWMDLDVLDDLLSQFRSGHRTDESTVGRLEGREEVYDYCRGLADNAEDELFLIYASNELLDEECLPYAERAIKRGVELHAGTKSRDARDFFRDRLPEATIWDPQMDWMYEQSNYPKVSRLIVADRAEVVVGLWDEAADGTRTEIAMVGEGTTNPLVVLTRELLGPRLDHLDYQSDEFLGNLPFES from the coding sequence ATGGATTCGCAGAACGAAGAACTCCTTCGGCTACTCACAGATACCACTAATCGGGCGGTTTTGACTCTTCTCACTGATACTTCACACGGACTTTCTGTATCCGAGATTGCTGAACAACTCGTTTCGGAGGACGACGAGAACATCGAGCAGACGGTTATCTCTCTCCATCACAACCATCTTCCTCGACTTGACGAAGCAGGGCTAATCAACTACGACCGCGATGAAAACATCGTCACCGGCGCGAACTACTTGACAAGTGACGTCGAGTGGATGGATCTAGACGTACTCGACGACCTGCTCTCACAGTTCCGGTCGGGTCACAGAACGGACGAAAGCACTGTTGGACGACTTGAAGGGCGCGAAGAGGTGTACGACTACTGCCGGGGGTTGGCTGATAACGCCGAAGATGAACTGTTTCTGATTTACGCTTCCAACGAACTACTTGATGAAGAGTGTCTCCCCTATGCGGAGAGAGCTATCAAGCGAGGAGTTGAACTCCATGCCGGAACAAAAAGCCGAGACGCTCGAGATTTCTTCCGGGATCGTCTTCCAGAAGCAACGATATGGGACCCCCAGATGGATTGGATGTATGAACAGTCGAATTATCCCAAAGTAAGTCGGCTGATTGTTGCTGATCGAGCGGAAGTCGTTGTCGGTCTCTGGGATGAAGCTGCTGATGGGACGAGAACGGAGATCGCAATGGTTGGTGAAGGAACGACCAACCCCTTGGTGGTCCTGACCCGTGAGCTGCTCGGTCCGCGATTAGATCATCTTGATTATCAGAGTGACGAGTTCCTTGGAAATCTTCCGTTTGAAAGCTGA
- a CDS encoding helix-turn-helix domain-containing protein translates to MDTLEPLHQKTTQKGSWDDIRDLPPSAKLVAKVLDYNDTMTQQQIADETLLPARTVRYALNRLDDENVVVSRFSFSDARKRLYSLNIE, encoded by the coding sequence ATGGATACGTTAGAACCGCTGCATCAGAAAACTACTCAAAAAGGGTCCTGGGACGACATCCGCGACCTCCCACCGAGCGCCAAACTCGTCGCAAAAGTCCTTGACTACAACGATACAATGACCCAGCAACAGATTGCCGACGAAACGCTTCTGCCAGCCCGGACGGTTCGCTACGCCCTGAATCGGCTCGACGATGAGAACGTCGTCGTCTCTCGATTCTCGTTCTCGGACGCCCGCAAGCGCCTCTACAGCCTTAACATCGAGTAA
- a CDS encoding MarR family transcriptional regulator, which translates to MEVDETDEILLDMLAEGRCTQGYLVTETDLPRYKIHERLKMYGKMGYAKNLHENTALWELVKDPREESDDG; encoded by the coding sequence ATGGAAGTCGACGAGACCGACGAGATCCTCCTTGATATGCTCGCAGAAGGGCGATGTACGCAGGGGTACCTCGTCACCGAGACCGACCTCCCGCGGTACAAAATCCACGAACGACTGAAGATGTACGGGAAAATGGGGTATGCGAAAAACCTCCACGAGAACACTGCGCTGTGGGAGCTCGTTAAGGACCCGCGAGAGGAAAGTGATGACGGCTGA
- a CDS encoding Rrf2 family transcriptional regulator, giving the protein MSSIDLTASQKKILRALTNLHKKSEDTVKGEDIAEQVDRNVGTIRNQMQSLKALQLVEGVPGPKGGYKPTATAYETLETQQMDEPAAVPLEHKGERLEDILIEEIDLSSVHHPELCRAEVHIQSSIDAFHEGDTVTVGPTPLSKLTVEGTVDGKDDTNNILILKIDNMATPTEELAH; this is encoded by the coding sequence ATGTCATCGATCGATCTCACAGCGAGCCAGAAGAAGATTCTGCGTGCGCTGACGAACCTCCACAAGAAGTCCGAGGACACAGTCAAAGGTGAAGATATCGCTGAGCAGGTCGACCGTAACGTAGGGACGATTCGTAATCAGATGCAGAGTCTGAAGGCACTCCAACTAGTCGAGGGTGTTCCTGGACCGAAAGGTGGATACAAACCGACGGCGACAGCTTACGAGACTCTTGAAACCCAGCAGATGGATGAGCCCGCAGCTGTTCCTCTCGAGCACAAGGGCGAGCGCCTTGAGGATATTCTCATTGAAGAGATCGACCTCTCGAGTGTCCACCATCCTGAGCTGTGTCGAGCGGAAGTCCACATTCAGAGCTCGATCGATGCCTTTCACGAGGGTGACACGGTCACTGTCGGCCCGACTCCACTCTCAAAACTCACGGTTGAGGGCACCGTCGACGGCAAGGATGACACAAACAATATCCTCATTCTGAAGATCGACAATATGGCCACGCCGACCGAAGAATTGGCCCACTAA
- a CDS encoding helix-turn-helix domain-containing protein, which translates to MYEVLDDTAAQIILAIESGDSIRRVAQTLHTPYETVRQAVNRLENAGYVRYDDGLSVVDDRVRDAARELVAASASVSPPAIEEAYVLPQFGDWPFAFTRIDAVYVWTQGGYQVGRDPDDYPLFLAVREQDVDAWEAFFESFDLPTAFDRLPRDELAGPLQIVLDPQPALEIEHVEGYPVIPRAETIEYMHEHYAQFQSALAMLDRMYDDLDLGVTYRETERVQT; encoded by the coding sequence ATGTACGAGGTTCTTGACGACACGGCAGCACAGATCATTCTCGCCATCGAGAGTGGTGACTCCATCCGTCGTGTCGCCCAAACCCTCCACACACCCTACGAGACAGTGCGACAGGCCGTCAACCGTCTCGAAAACGCAGGATACGTCCGTTATGACGACGGCCTCTCAGTCGTCGACGACCGCGTGAGAGACGCAGCACGCGAGCTAGTCGCTGCCAGCGCCAGCGTTAGTCCGCCCGCCATCGAAGAGGCCTACGTCCTCCCCCAGTTCGGTGACTGGCCGTTTGCGTTCACACGGATCGACGCCGTCTATGTGTGGACACAGGGTGGCTACCAAGTCGGTCGTGATCCCGACGACTATCCGCTGTTCCTTGCTGTCCGTGAGCAGGACGTCGACGCCTGGGAGGCGTTTTTCGAGTCGTTCGACCTTCCCACCGCGTTCGACCGGCTGCCCCGAGACGAGCTGGCAGGACCGCTGCAGATCGTCCTCGATCCACAACCGGCACTCGAAATTGAGCACGTCGAAGGCTATCCAGTAATCCCGAGAGCAGAGACGATCGAGTATATGCACGAGCACTACGCCCAGTTCCAGTCGGCGCTCGCGATGCTCGACCGAATGTACGACGACCTCGACCTCGGCGTCACTTACCGGGAGACGGAACGGGTACAGACATGA
- the panB gene encoding 3-methyl-2-oxobutanoate hydroxymethyltransferase — protein MSRMSIPDIREKYENGENLTMLTAYDAPIARQVDNGGVDMILVGDSAGDNHLGYNDTIPVTVDEALSLTASVDRAVENAMVIADLPFLSYGSSMEESVKNAGRFMKEARADAVKLETAPSGKTSIKVIDRLTELGIPVMGHIGLTPQRMNQIGGGYVQGRGDEKSATIEALIETAEQIEEAGAFSLVLEAVTEETGKRVTEVVDIPTIGIGAGRHVDGQVLVITDVLGLSEESYRLSKQYADLNSVICDAVESYVDDVQEGVFPASENVFDAIDEEG, from the coding sequence ATGAGCCGCATGTCAATCCCAGATATTCGTGAAAAGTATGAAAACGGGGAGAATCTAACGATGCTGACCGCATACGACGCGCCAATTGCTCGCCAAGTTGATAACGGTGGTGTCGATATGATTCTCGTCGGGGATAGTGCTGGAGATAACCATTTAGGGTATAATGACACAATCCCCGTCACCGTTGACGAGGCACTATCACTCACAGCATCTGTCGATCGAGCCGTTGAGAATGCGATGGTGATCGCTGACCTGCCATTTCTGTCGTATGGTAGTTCTATGGAAGAGTCAGTAAAGAACGCCGGTCGGTTTATGAAGGAAGCAAGAGCTGATGCCGTGAAATTGGAAACGGCGCCGTCTGGGAAAACATCCATCAAGGTAATCGATAGACTTACTGAACTCGGGATCCCGGTAATGGGACATATCGGGTTAACTCCGCAACGTATGAACCAAATCGGTGGAGGATACGTGCAGGGACGGGGCGACGAGAAGTCGGCCACTATTGAGGCGCTTATTGAGACAGCAGAACAAATTGAAGAAGCCGGCGCATTTTCCCTCGTTCTCGAAGCTGTTACCGAAGAGACAGGAAAGCGAGTCACTGAAGTAGTTGATATTCCGACGATTGGTATCGGAGCAGGAAGACATGTGGACGGCCAAGTTCTCGTGATCACCGATGTGCTGGGTCTGAGCGAAGAATCATACCGCCTCTCGAAACAGTATGCTGATTTAAACTCGGTGATCTGCGATGCGGTAGAATCCTACGTGGATGACGTTCAAGAGGGTGTGTTTCCAGCCTCTGAGAACGTATTTGATGCCATTGACGAAGAGGGTTAG
- a CDS encoding PIN domain-containing protein — translation MTERYVFDTEAIIAYLYNEPGKDVIAKYLMDVRNGAADGLLTEANAAEVFYLVARFEGVDDKPTTDSLRTADRDVRALERWGLQLESADWRVAAEVKADGQISLADAHAVALASEADATLVAGADDDFDELPIDIDMIRFRNEGV, via the coding sequence ATGACCGAGAGGTATGTATTCGACACTGAGGCGATTATCGCGTATCTCTACAACGAACCGGGGAAAGATGTCATTGCGAAGTACCTCATGGACGTCCGAAACGGTGCCGCCGACGGGCTGTTGACTGAGGCGAACGCCGCCGAGGTGTTCTATCTCGTTGCCCGCTTTGAAGGTGTAGACGACAAGCCGACTACCGACTCCCTTCGGACCGCCGATCGTGACGTCCGAGCACTCGAGCGGTGGGGGCTACAGCTTGAGTCTGCTGACTGGCGCGTAGCTGCTGAGGTGAAAGCAGACGGACAGATATCGCTAGCAGACGCTCATGCCGTCGCACTCGCCTCTGAGGCGGATGCTACTCTCGTTGCCGGCGCCGACGACGATTTCGACGAACTACCAATCGACATCGATATGATTCGGTTCCGCAACGAGGGTGTTTAG
- a CDS encoding PAS domain S-box protein — translation MSEPVGSSGPMFWGDIDDTEALQRYRALVTAIDDGLYQLDAEDRFIAVNDEIVELTGYAREELLGEHVSLLLDNDDSTIEPSLTNLTDQSEQLECAVQTAEGDRVRCEVRVSLLESDGTVQGTVGIVQDITDSSRPDQPLEESDQRHNHESTNECEPRFRETKTQLEVAKAAGSVGTWSWDIQENTVTADECLAKSHDTAPEEVTAGVPIEEFFASVHEVDQERVWNQLDEAVEEAGEFEAEYRITDAEGDTLWVASRGEVEYDGNSEPCRIIGATADITERKEAGTELKRATAEEQNRLYETIISSTPDLIYAFDLDYRFTFANDAVLEMWGQTREEAIGKTLREIGYEPWHAEMHEREIDEVIETKEPIRGEVAFPHAERGRRVYEYIFAPVLNDDDEVETIAGTSRDVTERRQAEENLQKNKERFHALVTASSDVVYRMSPDWSEMHEFTGKELLADTDEPTSDWLDKYIHPDEQPRVTEAIDEAIQTKSTFELEHRVEQDDGSTGWTFSRAVPMLNEDGEIEEWIGMASDITERKRREQELERSEQRYRTLAEYFPNGLVTLFDHDLEYTLAAGQGFDQIPFEPDDLEGHNFYDVWPDETVDEFEPAILAALEGEQQSVEFTYGGREWVLHAVPITDERGDVFAGMTMAQDITEQKEREQYLQDAKSQLEAATEAGAVGTWEWDVQNDEMCVSPSFARTFGVDPDAAQQGVSLDRFIDGIHEDDRERVVAAIEDAVETCDEYKSEYRVWNADGELRWVVARGHVECDDGEPITFPGALTDITERKRAELERQRNKEQLETLFEVLPIGVVVADADGSLIRANDTAKEIWGGDVFNAESVAEYDKYPAVWADTGEPIAPDDWTMSQVLQGTEVTEPNIYEISAFDGEQRIIMEHGMPVRDECGDVSHAVITLTDITERREYQRKLEESNERLEQFAYAASHDLQEPLRMITSYLQLLEKRYDDAFDEDGEEFLEYAVNGAERMREMIDALLEYSRIETQGDPFEPVDLNETLEDVLADLQVQIVESGAEVMVEDLPHLEGDASQLRQLFQNLLDNAITYSGDEPPLIHVDADRRGDKWVISVEDNGIGIEPDKQERVFTVFDRLHSREEYDGTGIGLALCQRIVKRHGGEIWVESEPGEGATFSFTLPAGSEHDL, via the coding sequence ATGAGTGAACCAGTCGGGTCTTCTGGTCCAATGTTCTGGGGAGACATCGATGACACAGAGGCCCTCCAGCGGTATCGGGCGCTCGTGACTGCGATCGACGATGGACTCTACCAACTCGACGCCGAAGATCGATTCATCGCGGTAAACGACGAAATCGTCGAGTTAACGGGATACGCACGTGAGGAACTTCTCGGCGAACACGTCTCTCTGCTACTCGACAATGACGACTCGACTATCGAACCGTCCCTCACGAATCTTACCGATCAAAGCGAACAACTCGAGTGCGCCGTACAGACTGCCGAGGGAGACCGCGTTCGTTGCGAAGTACGGGTCTCCCTACTCGAATCGGACGGCACGGTACAGGGAACCGTTGGTATCGTTCAAGATATTACCGACAGCAGTCGACCGGATCAGCCACTCGAAGAATCCGACCAGCGGCACAACCATGAATCGACCAACGAGTGCGAACCGAGGTTCCGTGAGACGAAAACTCAACTCGAAGTCGCCAAGGCCGCTGGGTCTGTCGGCACGTGGTCATGGGACATTCAAGAAAACACTGTAACTGCGGACGAATGTCTTGCTAAATCCCACGACACGGCCCCAGAGGAGGTCACTGCGGGCGTACCAATTGAGGAATTTTTCGCCTCGGTTCATGAGGTAGACCAAGAACGAGTATGGAACCAACTCGACGAGGCAGTTGAGGAGGCGGGTGAGTTCGAGGCCGAGTACCGCATTACTGACGCGGAGGGCGACACGCTGTGGGTGGCGTCCCGTGGCGAAGTCGAGTACGACGGCAACAGTGAGCCGTGCCGAATAATCGGTGCTACCGCTGACATCACTGAACGCAAGGAAGCGGGGACAGAGTTGAAGAGAGCGACCGCCGAGGAGCAAAACCGGCTCTACGAGACGATTATCTCCAGCACGCCTGATCTCATCTACGCCTTCGACCTTGATTACCGCTTCACGTTCGCCAACGATGCGGTGCTGGAGATGTGGGGCCAAACCCGTGAGGAAGCCATCGGGAAAACGCTGCGGGAGATTGGCTACGAACCGTGGCACGCGGAGATGCATGAGCGTGAAATCGACGAGGTCATCGAGACGAAAGAGCCCATTCGCGGTGAGGTTGCATTCCCACACGCCGAACGTGGCCGTCGCGTCTATGAGTATATCTTCGCACCTGTGCTCAACGACGACGATGAAGTCGAAACCATCGCCGGGACATCACGCGACGTCACCGAACGCAGGCAGGCCGAGGAGAACCTCCAGAAGAATAAAGAACGATTCCACGCGCTGGTCACTGCCAGTTCAGACGTGGTGTATCGCATGAGCCCTGATTGGAGCGAAATGCACGAGTTCACGGGCAAAGAGCTCCTCGCCGATACAGACGAACCGACCAGTGACTGGCTCGATAAATACATCCATCCGGACGAACAGCCGCGCGTCACGGAGGCTATCGACGAAGCAATCCAGACGAAGAGCACGTTCGAGTTGGAACACCGGGTGGAACAGGACGACGGGAGCACGGGCTGGACGTTCTCGCGTGCGGTACCGATGCTGAACGAGGACGGTGAGATCGAGGAATGGATCGGCATGGCGAGCGATATCACCGAGCGGAAACGACGCGAACAGGAACTCGAGCGGTCCGAGCAGCGCTACCGGACCCTTGCAGAGTACTTCCCGAACGGACTCGTCACGCTGTTTGACCACGACCTCGAGTACACGCTGGCGGCCGGCCAGGGCTTCGATCAAATCCCGTTCGAGCCCGACGATCTCGAGGGGCACAACTTCTACGACGTGTGGCCCGACGAAACAGTCGACGAATTCGAGCCGGCGATCCTGGCCGCGCTCGAGGGCGAGCAGCAGTCGGTCGAGTTCACATACGGCGGCCGCGAGTGGGTCCTCCACGCGGTCCCCATCACCGACGAACGCGGCGACGTCTTCGCCGGCATGACGATGGCTCAGGACATCACTGAGCAGAAGGAGCGCGAACAGTATCTCCAGGACGCTAAGTCCCAGCTCGAGGCGGCGACGGAGGCCGGCGCGGTCGGGACATGGGAGTGGGATGTCCAGAACGACGAGATGTGCGTCAGTCCGTCGTTCGCGCGGACGTTCGGCGTCGATCCGGACGCGGCCCAGCAGGGCGTCTCGCTTGACCGGTTCATCGACGGCATCCACGAGGACGATCGCGAGCGGGTGGTCGCCGCGATCGAGGACGCCGTCGAGACCTGTGACGAGTACAAATCAGAGTACCGTGTGTGGAACGCCGACGGCGAGCTCCGCTGGGTCGTCGCCCGTGGCCACGTTGAGTGCGACGACGGCGAACCGATCACCTTCCCTGGCGCGCTGACCGACATCACCGAGCGCAAGCGCGCCGAACTCGAGCGCCAGCGCAACAAGGAGCAACTCGAGACGCTGTTTGAGGTCCTGCCGATCGGCGTCGTGGTTGCCGACGCAGACGGGTCGCTGATCAGAGCTAATGACACGGCCAAGGAGATCTGGGGTGGCGACGTGTTCAACGCAGAGTCGGTCGCGGAGTACGACAAGTACCCCGCGGTATGGGCGGATACGGGCGAGCCGATCGCTCCGGACGACTGGACGATGTCCCAAGTTCTCCAGGGAACCGAGGTTACGGAGCCGAACATCTACGAGATCAGTGCATTCGATGGTGAACAGCGCATCATTATGGAGCACGGCATGCCGGTCAGAGACGAGTGCGGCGACGTGAGCCACGCCGTCATCACCCTGACGGATATTACCGAGCGCCGTGAGTACCAGCGTAAACTCGAGGAGTCCAACGAGCGGTTGGAGCAGTTCGCCTACGCGGCCTCCCACGACCTGCAAGAGCCCCTGCGGATGATCACGAGCTACCTCCAGCTACTCGAAAAGCGCTACGACGACGCCTTTGACGAGGACGGCGAGGAGTTTCTCGAGTACGCCGTCAATGGGGCTGAGCGTATGCGCGAGATGATCGATGCGTTACTCGAGTACTCGCGGATCGAAACGCAGGGTGATCCGTTCGAACCCGTCGACCTGAACGAGACTCTCGAGGACGTGCTCGCGGATCTCCAGGTCCAGATTGTGGAGAGCGGCGCCGAAGTTATGGTCGAGGACCTTCCCCACCTCGAGGGCGACGCCAGCCAGCTCCGACAGTTGTTCCAGAATTTGCTCGACAACGCGATCACGTATAGCGGCGACGAGCCGCCGCTGATCCACGTCGACGCAGATCGACGCGGCGACAAGTGGGTGATCTCGGTCGAAGACAACGGCATCGGTATCGAGCCCGACAAGCAAGAACGGGTATTCACGGTCTTCGATCGGCTCCACAGTCGCGAGGAGTACGACGGGACAGGCATCGGCCTCGCGCTCTGCCAGCGTATCGTCAAGCGCCACGGTGGTGAGATCTGGGTCGAGTCCGAGCCCGGCGAGGGAGCGACGTTCTCGTTCACGCTCCCAGCTGGAAGCGAACACGATCTATGA